From the genome of Gryllotalpicola protaetiae:
GAGCGCGACGGCGGCCGAGAAGCCGAGCAGCACCGGAGTCGGCAGGAGAACCGTCACACGGCTCAGCCGGAAGACGGCGATGACCGCGTACGCGGCGGCCGCGACGAGCGCCTGCGCGGTCGCGAGCTCTGCATAGTTCGCGGTGCCCGGGTGCGCGAGCGGGGTGAGCGTCGCGGCGATGAGCGCGACGCCGACGGCGTCCGGGGCCGCGGTGAGGCGGCCGGTCGCGGCGAAGAAGGCGAACACGATGCCCGGCACGATCAGCGTGTAGAGGCCCATGGTCGGCGGCAGTCCGGCGAACTGGGCGAAGGCCATCGCAACCGGGGCCGACATGGCCGCGAGCGTGATGCCCATCAGGGCTTCGCCGCGCCAGTCGCCTCGGGTGGTGCCTGCGAGCAGTGCCATGGTGCCTATTGTGGTGGGGCTCACGGGCCAGTGTCGGAGGCACGTGGAAGACTTGTGGGCGCTTGCTGGGTGTTCGAGGAGCCTTCGATGTGAGTGGATTCTTCACCTTGACATGTTCGAATGAGAGTTCGAATATGGGTGAGTGGGGAATGCACTCCGATCCGATGCTCTCGAAAAGGGCAGTGTCTTTGAAAAAGGCAGTGTCTTTGAAAAGGCGCAAGCCGATCTCGAGCGCATCCGCGAGCTCAAGTCGCGCATCTCCGGAATGGAGCGCACGCGGCTCGACACCCGTGCGCTGCCCACTCTGCCCGCTTTCATGTCGTTGCTGCCCGGTGGGGCGCTGCAGGCAGGGTCCGTGTACTCCGTCGCGGGGTCGATGACGCTGGTGATGGGGCTGCTCGCGGCCGCGAGCGCCGACGGCGCCTGGTGCGGGGTCGTCGGCGTCCCCGAGTTCGGGGCGGAGGCGGCGGCGCGCTTCGGCATCGAGCTCGGGCGGCTCGTGCTCGTGCGCGAGCCGGGCCGTTCCTGGCTGTCCGTCGCCGCCGCGCTCGCCGATGCGCTCGCGATCGTGGTCGTGCGGCCGGGCGATCGGGTGGGCGATGCGGAAGCGGCGAAGCTGGCCGCCCGCCTGCGCCAGCGCGGCGCCGTGCTGATCTCCCTGCTGCCGGAGGGGGCGCCGGCGTGGCCGGGCTCCGAGGCGGCACTCGCCGTGACCGAGAGCCGCTGGGCCGGCATCGGGCGCGGCCACGGCTACCCGCGCGAGCGTCTCGTCACGGTGCGCTCCGAGGTGCGCAGCGGCCGCCCGCGGGTCGCGCAGCTGCGGCTGCCCGGCGATTACGGTCGCGACGCGCGGCCGGCCGTCGCCGTGCCCGCGCTCCGATGGGAGCGGGTGTCGTGAGTGCCGCAGCGGAGCAGGGCGCGCTCACGCGCTCGATCGTGCTGTGGTGCCCCGACTGGCCGATCAGGGCGGCGCTGCTCAAATATCCATCGATCGCGGTCGGCAATGCGATCGCGCTGATCGAGAAGGGGCTCGTGTTCGCCTGCTCGGCCGAGGCTCGCACCGCAGGGGTGCGGCGGGGGCTGCGTGTGCGCGAGGCGCAGGCGAGATGCCCTGAGCTCGTGGTGCTGCCCTACGACCCGCAGGCCGACGCGCGGTTCTTCGAGCCGATCCTCGCCGCCGTCGAGCAGACCGTGCCCGGGGTGCAGCCGATCAGGCCCGGCATGTGCGCGCTGCGCTCGCGCGGGCCGGCGAGGTACTACGGCGGCGAGGCCGAGGCGGCCGAGGTGCTGCTCGGGGTGCTGGCAGAGCACGGCGTGCCCGACGCGCGCGTCGGGGTCGCCGACGGTCCCTTCGCAGCGGAGCAGGCGGCCAGGCATCCGTCTGCCGGCGACGCTTCTGAGCCATCTGTCCTGATCGTCGCCGAGGGCGGCTCCCCCGCGTTCCTCGCCGCGCTGCCCGTCGACGTCATGGGCGACGACGGGTTCACGGCGCTGTGCCGCCGGCTCGGGCTGCCGACGCTCGGGGCGCTCGCGGGCATGGCAGCCGACGAGCTCGTCGAGCGCTTCGGCTTCACCGGCGCGCGCGTGCACACGCTCGTGACCGGGCGCGACGCGCAGGTCGTCGTGCCGCGGTCGCCGCAGCGGGCGCTCGAGCGCCGGCTCGTCTTCGACGAGGGGCTCGACCGCGTCGACCAGCTCGCCTTCGCCGCCCGGCAGACCGCCGACGACGTCATCGCGGGGCTCACCGCGGCGAAGCTCGTGGCGACCGCCGTGACGGTGACGATCCAGACGGAGGACGGGGCGGAGAGCTCGCGCACCTGGCTGCATCCGCGGTGGTTCACTGCGGCTGACCTCGTCGACCGGCTGCGCTGGCAGCTGCAGGGCGTCGGGCCGGGAACGGGTGCGCTCACGGCACCTGTCGTGCAGCTCGTGTTCGCGCCCGAGAGCGTCGATGCGGCACACCACCATGAGCAGGGGCTGTGGGGCGACGCCCCCGACGAACGCGTGCACCATGCGCTCTCCCGGGTGCAGAGCATGCTCGGGCACGACGCCGTCGTGACCGCCGCGCTCGGCGGCGGCCGGCTGCTCGACGACCGGCAGGTGCTCGTGCCGTGGGGCGACCGCTCCCCCGCCGGAACAGCGGAGCGGGCCGGGCAGCCCTGGCCGGGCGCGCTGCCCGACCCCCTGCCGGCGACGGTGTTCCTGCCGCGCGTGCAGGTCGAGCTGCTGACGGATTCCGGTGAGCCGGTCGTCGTCTCAGACCGCGGCCTCGTCGAAGGCGAGCCCGCGCTGTTCGCGGCGGCGCCCGGTGCGCGACCCATCGGCTCGCACGGCGAGGCGCTGCGAGTCGCCCGCCCGATCGGCGGCTGGGCCGGCCCGTGGACCGTCGACGAGCGCTGGTGGGATGCGGCGACCGCGCGCCGTGTGCACCGCTTCAGCGTTGTCGACGCCGACGGCACCGCCTGGCTGCTGCTGTTCGACGGGGAGTCCTGGCTCGCCGAGGCGCGCTATGACTAGGGGGTCCTATGGGCTTCAATAACCCGGCGATGCCGTGGTCCGAGTTCGAGCGGACTCTTTCCGGGCGCGCGAGGCCCGATCAGCCGGACGAGCTGGTCGAACGGCCGGGCTCGCGGAGGCGCGAGCCGATCGAGGCGCAGCCCCTCGAACTCGACGACGGGCCGTTCGTGCCCTACGCCGAGTTGCACGCGCACTCGCACTACAGCTTCCTCGACGGCGCGAGCTCACCGGCGGCACTCCTGCAGGAGGCGGCGAGGCTCCGGCTCTCCGCCCTCGCCATCACCGATCACGACGGGCTCTACGGCGCGGTGCAGCTGGCGGAGGCGGCAGCCGCCTACCGAAGAGACCGCATCGAGGTGAAGACCGTGTTCGGCGCCGAGCTGTCCCTCGGGCTCTCTGCCCCGCAGAACGGCGCGCCCGACCCGGAAGGGACGCATCTGCTCGTCCTCGCGCGCGGCCAGGCCGGCTACCACGCACTCGCCGGGGCCATCACCGAGGCTCAGCTCGCCGATGGCGCGGAGAAGGGTCGCCCCATCTACGAGCTCCCCGCGCTCGCCGGGGCGGCCGACGGCCAGTGGGCGGTCCTGACCGGGTGTCGGAAGGGAGCCGTCCGGCAGGCGCTGGCCTCTGCCGACGGAGGCACGGATGCCGCCGCCTGGGAGCTCGACCGGCTCGTCGACCTGTTCGGCCCCGGCAACGTCGTAGTGGAGCTGTTCGACCACGGCGACCCGCTCGCGAGCTCGTACAACGACGCACTGTACGAGCTCGCCGAGAAGCGCGGGCTGCTGGTCGTCGCGACGGGGAATGTCCACTACGCGACCCCCGACGGTCGGCCGCTCGCCACCGCCGTCGCGGCCGTGCGCGCGCGACGGAGCCTCGACGAGCTCGACGGCTGGCTTCCGGCCGCGGGGAACGCCCATCTGCGCAGCGGGGCCGAGATGCACCGGCTGTTCGGGCGGTACCCCGGTGCGATCGAGGCAACCGTGGAACTGGCATCCGATCTCGCCTTCGAACTGAACAGCGTCAAGCCAGGGCTGCCCGAACAGGAGATCCCGGAGGGCTACACGCAGATGAGCTACCTGCGCGAACTGGTCGCCGCAGGCATCGCAGAGCGCTATCCGGAGGGGCGGCGGCCCGTGCCCCTGGCAGAGATCGAGCAGCGCCTCGAAGACGAGCTCGCGGTCATCCAGAAGAAGGACTTCCCCGGTTACTTCCTGATCGTGCACGACCTTGTGCGAGAAGCGCGCACGCGCGGCATCCTCTGCCAAGGTCGCGGCTCGGCCGCCAACTCGGCTGTCTGCTACGTACTCGGCATCACGGCGATCGATGCGATCCGTTACCGGCTGCCGTTCCAGCGCTTCCTGTCCCATCTGCGCGACGAGGAGCCCGACATCGACGTCGACTTCGACTCCCGGCGGCGGGAGGAGATCATCCAGTACGCCTTCGAGAAGTACGGGCGGCGGAATGCCGCGCAGGTCGCCACTGTGATCAGCTATCGGCCGAAGGCGACCGTGCGCGACATGGCCAAGGCGCTCGGGTTCTCTCCCGGCCAGCAGGATGCCTGGGGCAGACGCATCGAGGACTGGGGAGGCGGCGTCTCGGCCGACGCCGACGGCATCCCCGACACCGTCCTCGGGCTCGCGCGTCAGCTCAGCAAGGCGCCGCGCCACCTCGGCATCCACTCCGGCGGCATGGTGCTGACCAAGCGGCCCGTCGGCGAGATCTGCCCCATCGAGCACGCACGCATGAAGGACCGCACCGTGCTGCAATGGGACAAGGGCGACGTCGAGTGGATGGGGCTCGTCAAGTTCGACATGCTCGGCCTGGGGATGCTCGAGGCGCTGCAGTACATCTTCGAGATCGTCCGCGACGGCGTCGGCGAGGAGTGGGGTCTCGCGAGCCTGCCGAAGGAAGAGCCGGCCGTCTACGACATGCTGTGCCGGGCGGACGCGGTCGGCGTCTTCCAGGTCGAGTCGCGCGCGCAGCTCGCCACGCTCCCCCGTTTGCAGCCCCGCCGGTTCTATGACCTCGTCGTCGAGGTCGCGCTGATCCGACCGGGGCCGATCCAGGGCGGTGCGGTGCACCCCTATCTGCGGCGCCGGGAGCGGCTGCGAGGTGGCGACGGCGACCCGGTGAGCTACCCGCACCCGCTGCTCGAATCCGTGCTGAAGCGCACCCTCGGCGTCCCGCTCTTCCAGGAGCAGATCATGCAGATGGCGATGGCGGTCGGCGGCTGCTCCCCCGAGGACGCCGACCTGCTGCGCCGGGCGATGGGCTCCAAGCGCGGGGTCGAGAAGATCGAGTCGCTCAAGAAGAAGCTCTTCGCCGGCATGGCGGAGAACGGCTTGACGGGGCAGGGCGCCGAGGCCATCTATGAGCAGATCCACGCCTTCGCCGACTTCGGCTTCGCCGAGAGCCACTCGCTCAGCTTCGCGCTGCTCGTCTACGCGAGCTCCTGGCTCAAGCTGCACTACCCCGCCGCCTTCCTGGCCGGGCTGCTGCGGGCGCAGCCGATGGGCTTCTACTCCGCGGAGACCCTCGTGCGGGATGCGCGGCGTCACGGCGTCGAGGTCCGCGGCGTCGACATCCTCCGCTCCGATGCGCACGCGAGCCTCGAGCCGCTCGATGAGAAGGGGCCGTGGGGCGAGGCATCCGCACCCCGTCCTGGAATCACGGGGATGGACGAGTGCCTGGGCTGGCACGAGACCGGGGGAAATCCGGAAGACGTCGAAGAGAGCGAGCCGTTCGACCCGGCTGCTCCCGACGAGAGCGCCGCCCACCGCCGTGACGGCCGCTTCGCCGTGCGGCTCGGGCTCGCCGGGGTGAGGTCCATCGGCGAGAAGGTGGCTGAGCGCATCGTCGCTGCACGGAGGGAGAGCGGGCCCTATCTCGACCTGCACGATCTCGCGCGGCGCGCGGCGCTCAGCGAGCCGCAGCTCACCGCCCTCGCTGCGGCCGGCGCCTTCCAGTCGATGGGGATCGGGCGGCGTGAAGCGCTCTGGCAGGCGGGTCCCGCCGGGCGGGAGCGCGCCGACTATCTGCCCCACACCGCGGTCGTCGTCCAGCCGCCGCTATTGCCGGCGCCGAGCGAGGCGGATCGGCTCGCCTACGACATCTGGGCCATGGGCCTGTCCCCCGACGATCATCCGATGCGGTATCGGCGCGCGGTGCTGCGGGCGGGCGGGGTGCTGAGCGCCGCCGAGCTGGGGAGCGCGGAATCCGGGAGCCGGGTGTTCGTCGGCGGGGTCGTCACACACCGGCAGCGACCGACGACGGCCTCCGGCATCACCTTCCTCAACCTCGAGGACGAGACCGGCATGGTCAACGTCATCGTCTCCACCGGGGTCTGGAAGAGGCACCGGCGCGTCGCGCGGGAAGCGCAGGGAATGGTCGTGCGCGGCATCTTGGAGCGCAGCCCCGAGGGGGTCGTGAACATCGCCGCCGACCGGCTTCAGCTGCTCCAGCTGCCCGTCGAGATGAAGTCCCGGGATTTCCAGTGACGTGAATCGGGCACGCGGCACGCGTTACATGTAACACTGGGTACATGGGGACAAGAGACCGCGTGGCAAGTCATCGCGACAGGATGAGGAAGGCGGGGTATCGCCTGGTGCAGACCTGGGTCCCCGATGTGCGAACACCGGGTTTTGTCGATGAAGCGCGGAGGCAGGCGATCCTTGTCGCCGAGGCCGATCGTCGAGGTGAAGACCAGGACTTCATCGAAGCCATTTCTGCGCCGTGGGACGAATGAGGCGCGGCGAGCTCTGGACCGTTTCCGGTGACGTCTACGCATCGAAACCGCGCCCGGCGCTGATCCTTCAAGACGACCGCTTCGACGCAACCGAGTCGGTCACGGTTGCTCCTCTCACCACAACGGCGGTTGACGCACCCCTTCTCCGTTACCGACTTGACCCGGCGGGCGGGAACGGGCTCGACGCGACCAGCTTCATCATGGTCGACAAGCTCACCACGGTGCGCAGGAACAACATCGGCAAGCAGTTCGGCTCGCTCACCGGCAGCCAATTGATCGAGGTGGAGAGATTGGTGATCGTCTTCCTGGGGTTAGCAGGATGAGGCTTCGCAACGCACTGGCGTCATGAGTGCCCGACACGCAGACTGACCTCATGCGATTCGGTGGGCGGCTGAAGGCCGACGCGCCCGATCCGGCGATCGAGCTGATCGAGAAGGCGAGGCGGATGCCGGTGCCCGTGATCGGCCTGGTGCCGCAGCGCCACCTCGAGGACTGGGATGCGTTCGGCGTCAGCTCCGGCACTCACAACGGGGTGTTCGACTCGTGCGACGTCTCGATCAGCTACACGCTGTGGCGGAACCCGCACAACATCCACGATCCGGTGAATCTCGCCGAGCTCGGCGACGAGCAGCGCGCGAGCCTCGACCGCCAGGTCCCGTCGGAGCGGCCGCCGTGGCTGCTCGAGCGCGTGCGCCGTACGCGTTACCCCCTTCTCTGGGAGTGCGTCATCACGCATTGGCGCTCCGAGCCGCGCGAGTACGACTCCGTCGAGGCGCGGCTCGCCGCGCATGTGAACCACATCCTCGAGAACGGATTCCGCGAGACGCGCGTGCGCGGCGAGCTGCCCGGTGACCTCGACAGCCCGGTCGACGAGCGTCATGTCGAGCATGGGGTGACCGTGCTTGTGAACGGGTTCGAGCGGTCGGGCATCCGCATCGACACGGACCCCGATGTCTACGGCGTCGGTGTCGCGCTCGCCAACAACAGCACGGTCACGGCAGTCCTCCCACGTGACGAGCTGCGCTTTGTCGACGTGGCCTTCGAGACGCGTCGCATCTAGTTCCCATCCGACGAGTCGAGACCCCGTCGATTGCGAGGATTTGGCCTCTGTGCGCGGCGGCCAAGACCGGCAGCGGCATCCGCAGAGCCGGCCATTAGGCGCTGCGACCCCGACGCTCGCGGCGCAGCATGTCGATCGGCAGCAGCACCCAGAGGCCGATGATCACGAGCGCGACCACGACGGCCGCGATGACTCCCGCCGTGAGGGACAGCACGAAGTAGAACAGGAACAGCGCGACGCCGATGATCAGCAGCGCGACCGCGATGAGGTTCACGCGCAGGATCCGGTTGCCGATCAGCACGGCGTCCTTCTTGGCGTGGTGCTGGAACAGCCACCGGTGCAGTGAGACGGGCGCGAGCGCGAGCAGCGTCGCCGTGCAGGCGAGGCCCACGAGCACGAGATAGATCGTGATGCCGACCGGCTCGAGCTCGTGGAAGCGCTGCTGGAAGGCGAGCGCGAGCAGGAAGCCCGTGAGGATCTGGTTGCCGGTCTGCGTGACGCGCAGCTCCTGCAGGATGTCCTCCCAGTTGCGGTCGTAGCGCTGAGCATCCGACTCGCCGGGGCGGTTCAGGCTGCCGGATCGTGCGTCGTCGCTCATGGTGTCAAACTACCGGTCAGGTGTGCCCCAGCCGCTTGCGCAGCAGCTGGATGCGCGCCTCGAGCTGCGTCATCGACGCCTTCGCGACGGCGGGGCCACCGCAGCTGCGGCGCAGCTCTGCGTGCACGAGGCCGTGCGGCTGGTCCTTCGACTTCGCATACAGCCCGACGAGCGAGTTGAGCAGCGAGCGCTGCTCCTTCAGGGTGCGGTAGAGCGGCAGCGGTTTGGCCGGCGATGGCTCGACGTCGGGCACAGGCTCCGGACGCGACGCGGCGCGCCGCGACTGCCTCGCCTGCCGGGTCATCAGCAGCTCGTGCACCTGCTCGGGCTCCAAGAGGCCCGGGATGCCGATGAAGTCCAGCTCCTCCTCGGTCTCCGGCTCGGCGTAGCCGCCGTAGTCCTGCCCGTCGAACAGCACGCGGTCGAACGCGGCGTGCGATCCGAGCGCCTGGTACGAGAACTCGCCCTCCAAGGAATCCGACGCCTTGTCGTCCTTCTCGGCGGCCTGCATCATGGCGTCTTCGGGGTTGTAGAGGTCGCCCTCTTCGGAAGACACATCCCGGTCGAGCGCATGGTCGCGCTCCAGCTCGAGCGCGCCGGCCAGCGCGATCAGCGGCTCGACGTCGGGCAGGAACACCGATGCGGTCTCGCCGCGGCGCCGGGCGCGCACGAAACGGCCGATGGCCTGTGCGAAGAACAGCGGCGTCGACGAGTTGGTCGCGTACACGCCGACCGCGAGGCGTGGCACGTCGACGCCCTCCGACACCATGCGCACGGCGACCATCCATTTCGAATCGGATGCCGCGAAGGCGCTGATCCTGTCGGAGGCCTCTTTCTCGTCCGAGAGCACGACGGTGGTCTTCTCGCCCGTCATGACGTCGAGGATCGCGGCATACGCCCGCGCCTGCTCCTTGTCGGTCGCGATGACGAGCCCCCCGGCATCCGGGATCTGCTGCCGCACCTCGTCGAGGCGCCGGGTCGCGGCCGAGAACACCGCGGGAATCCAGTCCCCCTCCGGGTCGAGCGCGGTACGCCACGCCTGCGAGGTGACGTCCTTCGTGTTGCCCTCGCCGAGCCGCGCCTCCATCTCTTCCCCGGCGCGGGTGCGCCAGCGCATGTGCCCCGCGTAGACCATGAACAGCACGGGGCGCACGACGCCGTCGGCAAGCGCGCGCCCGTAGCCGTAGTTGTAGTCGGTCAGCGAGGTGCGGATGCCCTTGGCGTCGGGCAGATAGGTCACGAACGGGATCGGCGAGGTGTCCGACCGGAACGGCGTTCCGGTCAGCGACAGCCGCCGGGTCGCCCGTTCGAACGCCTCACGCACGGCGTCGCCCCACGACAGGGCGTCGCCGCCGTGGTGCACCTCGTCGAGGATCACGAGCGTGCGCCCGTCTTCGACGATGTCCTTGTGCAGCGACGCCTTCGCGGCGACCTGCGCGTAGGTGACCGCGATGCCGCGGTAATGGCGCGCGAAGCGGCGGTGGGCGTTCTTGAACTCGGCGTCGAGGTGGATGCCGACGCGTGCCGCCGCCTCTGCCCACTGCCGCTTCAGGTGGTCGGTCGGGGCGACCACGACGATGCGATCGATGGTGCGCCGGCCGAGCAGCTCTGAGGCGAGGCGCAGCGCGAAGGTCGTCTTGCCGGCGCCGGGCGTCGCCGAGGCGAGGAAGTCGCGCGGCTCGGTGCGGAAGTACTCATCGAGCGCTTCCTGCTGCCAGGCGCGCAGGCGGCTGACGGTGCCCCAGGGGGCGCGGGCCGGGAACGCGGGCGACAGGTGCTCGGCCGCGAAGGTGCCAGGGGTGTGCGCGGGTTCGCCGGGGCTCGGAATACCGACGAGGGGCGAATCAGTCATGGAGATGCGATGCTAACAAGAGGCAGTGACACCGCCGGGCGTGTCTCCACAGGCGCGCCACCGCGAGTGCACACGGAGTGGCAAAATGGTTAACATGCCCGAACTATCTACTTTCACGCGGTACGTAGCGCTCGGCGACAGCTTCACCGAGGGCCTCGGCGACCCCTACCCCGATGCCGCCGACGGATTCCGCGGCTGGGCCGACCGCGTCGCCGAGGTGCTGGCGGCGAAGACCTCCGATTTCGCCTACGCCAATCTCGCCGTGCGCGGGAAGCTGGTGCGTCAGATCCTCGCTGACCAGGTCGACGCCGCAGTCGCCCTGCGGCCCGACCTGATCACCATCTCGGCGGGCGGCAACGACGTCATCCGCCCCGGCACCGACCCCGACGAGATCGCCGCCATCTTCGAGCAGGCGATCGCGCGGCTCGCGACGACCGGCGCCACGATCGTCGTGTTCACGGGTGTCGACGTCGGGTGGTCCGGAACCTTCAAGGCGATCCGTGGCAAGGTCGCGATCTACAACGAAGACGTGCGCAAGATCGCGGCGAAGTACGGATGCCTGGTTGCGGACCAGTGGTCGCTGACCGAGATCCAGGACATGCGCATGTGGTCGATCGACCGCCTGCACATGTCGCCGCTCGGCCACCAGGCGGTCGCGCGCCTCGTGCTGCGCACTCTGGGCGTTCCCAACGATCTGCCCGTGCTGACGCCCGCGCCGGTCCCCCCGCGCAGCTGGCGCGAGGCGCGCGTGCAGGACCTGCAGTGGGCGCGCGAGTACGCGTGGCCCTGGGTCGTCCGCCGTCTCAAGCACGTCTCGAGCGGCGACGGCCTGCCGCCGAAGCGGCCGGACCTCGCGCCCCTCGCGCCGCTGACCGCACCTGAGTCGGTCGACGACCCGAGCTAGGAGCCGAGCAGGCTGCGCTTGTCGAACAGGTCGCGCCAGAGCTGCGAGTCCTGCCAGCCGAAGAGCACCTGGGGGTGGGTGAGCTTCCACCACGTGGTCGGCGCCTCGATCGCGCGCTCGGTGGTGAGGTCGGCGACGACGGCCTTGCCGCCGTAGCTGAAGGTGACGGTGCCGACCTTGGCCTTCGCGGCGACGGCGGCGAGTCTGTCTGCGGTGACCGTGATCGCGATCGAGCTGGCCGAGTAGATCTCGACGCTCGGGCGGCTGGCCGCGACAACCCGGGTCGAGCCGCCCCACGGGGTGCTGTACGTCGCGTAGACCATGCGCCCGGCATCCGTCAGATCCACCTGGTGGAAGGCCTTCTCGTAGCTCGCGAGCAGCGCGGGCACGCCCGACCACAGCGCGTCGTAGGTCGGCTGGCCGACCATGACGCCGACCATCGTGCGCGGAGTGCCATTGATCGTCACCTTCGACGCGAACAGCAGGCAGTGGCCGGCCTGGTCGGTGAATCCGGTCTTGACGCCCTCGATGCCGTCCTTGCCGATGAGCGGGTCGGTGTTCTGGATCTCGCCGACCGGCGCGGGCATCGTCGCGCTCGTCGTGTTGACGACAGCGGCGAGCGCGGGGTTCGCGATCGCGAGCTCGCCGATGCCGACGAGGTCGGTCATGTTGCTCACGCTGCCGGGGTCGAGGCCCGACGGGTCGGTCATGTGCGTGTGCGTGAAGCCGTGCTGGGCGAGCCACGCGTTGGCGGCGTCGACGAAGGCGTCTTGCGAACCGTATGACCACACCGCGAGAGACCGCGCGTAGTTGTTCGCGCTCTTCAGCATCATCACGGTCATGGCCTGGGTGAGCGTGAGCTGCTCCCCCGCCTGCACGGTCGCCCACGAGCCGTCTTCGGCCCATACCTGGTTCAGGATGTCGACATCGCCCTGGCCGAACGTGATGGTCGGGCCCGGGTCGCCGGCCTTCAGCGGGTACTTGTCGAGGAGCACGAGCGCCGTGATCGTCTTCGTGATGCTCGCGATCGGCACGCTCGCGTCGCTGCCGCTCGAGCCGAGCAGGCCGGCCTGCCCGACGAGTCCGACCGCGGCGCCGCCCTGCGTCGGCCATGCCGGCGCGACGGCGGCGGTTGTGATCGGCGTGATCGCCTCGGCGGGGATCACGGCCGCTGTGGTGGGCAGTGGGTGCAGCAGTGCTGCGCCCAGATAGGCGAGCAGGGCGAGTACGACGACGGATGCCGTGCTGACCGTCGCGATCGCGGCGCGGCGCCCTCGCCGAGGCTTCGGAGTGCTCGCCACGGCTGCCGTCGAGTCGCCCAGCTCGGGCTCTGGCTCAAGGTCGACGGCGGAGCTCACGAGGCGATGTTACGCAGTCAGGCTGTGCCTTTGGCGCGCAGCGCCCAGAGCGCGACCGCGCTCGCCGAAGCCACGTTGAGCGAGTCGACGCCGTGCAGCATCGGGATGGTCACGATGGTGTCGGCAGACGCCAGGGCGCGCCGCCCCAGCCCGTCGCCCTCTGCGCCCATGACCAGTGCGACGCGTTCCGGCGCGCTTGCCGCGAAACGATCGAGCGGCACGGCGTCGTCGGCGAGGGCGAGGGCGGCGATGTGGAATCCGCTCTCACGCAAGAGATCAGCTGCGCCATCCTTCCATTCGGGCAAGCGGGTCCACGGCACCTGCAGCACCGTTCCCATGGAGACGCGCACGCTGCGGCGGTAGAGCGGGTCGGCGCAGCTCGGCGTGACGAGCACCGCATCGGCGCCGAGGCCGGCGGCCGAGCGGAAGATCGCCCCGACGTTGGTGTGATCGACGAGTCCGTCGAGGACGACGACACGTCGGGCGTCCGCCAGGACTTCGGGCACGCTCGGCAGCACGGGCCGGTGCATCGACGCGAGCGCGCCGCGGTGCAGGTGATAGCCGGTCAGCCGCTCGAGCAGAGGCGCCTCCCCGACGAAGACGGGCACGTCGGGGAATCCCTCGAGCAGTGGGGCCACGTCGTCGAGCCACTGCTCCTGCACGAGCACGGAGCGCGGGCGGTGCCCGGCCTCGATCGCGCGCGCGATCACCTTGGTCGACTCGGCGAGGTACAGGCCGCCCGCCGGCTCGGTGACGCGCCGCAGCGCGACATCGGTCAGCCGCGAGTAGTCGGCCAGGGCGGGGTCGTCGAGGTCGTCGATCGCGCGGACATCCATACGAAACATCTTGCCCGTAGCATTTGAGGAAGAACGCCGAGGAGGTGTGCGGATGCTTGAACTGCAGTCGACCGACACCCAGCTCGACGCCGCCGTCGAAGCGCTCGCAGGCCGCACGATCACGGTGTTGACCGGGGCGGGAGTGAGCACCGACTCCGGCATCCCCGACTATCGCGGCGCAGGCGCCCCGCGTCGCAACCCGATGACCATCGAGCAGTTCCTGGCGTCACCGCGGGCGCGGCAGCGGTACTGGGCCGGCTCGCACCTCGGCTACCCCCTGTTCAACTCCGCCCAGCCGAACGCCGGCCACCGCGCGCTCGCCGAGCT
Proteins encoded in this window:
- a CDS encoding DEAD/DEAH box helicase gives rise to the protein MTDSPLVGIPSPGEPAHTPGTFAAEHLSPAFPARAPWGTVSRLRAWQQEALDEYFRTEPRDFLASATPGAGKTTFALRLASELLGRRTIDRIVVVAPTDHLKRQWAEAAARVGIHLDAEFKNAHRRFARHYRGIAVTYAQVAAKASLHKDIVEDGRTLVILDEVHHGGDALSWGDAVREAFERATRRLSLTGTPFRSDTSPIPFVTYLPDAKGIRTSLTDYNYGYGRALADGVVRPVLFMVYAGHMRWRTRAGEEMEARLGEGNTKDVTSQAWRTALDPEGDWIPAVFSAATRRLDEVRQQIPDAGGLVIATDKEQARAYAAILDVMTGEKTTVVLSDEKEASDRISAFAASDSKWMVAVRMVSEGVDVPRLAVGVYATNSSTPLFFAQAIGRFVRARRRGETASVFLPDVEPLIALAGALELERDHALDRDVSSEEGDLYNPEDAMMQAAEKDDKASDSLEGEFSYQALGSHAAFDRVLFDGQDYGGYAEPETEEELDFIGIPGLLEPEQVHELLMTRQARQSRRAASRPEPVPDVEPSPAKPLPLYRTLKEQRSLLNSLVGLYAKSKDQPHGLVHAELRRSCGGPAVAKASMTQLEARIQLLRKRLGHT
- a CDS encoding SGNH/GDSL hydrolase family protein, producing MPELSTFTRYVALGDSFTEGLGDPYPDAADGFRGWADRVAEVLAAKTSDFAYANLAVRGKLVRQILADQVDAAVALRPDLITISAGGNDVIRPGTDPDEIAAIFEQAIARLATTGATIVVFTGVDVGWSGTFKAIRGKVAIYNEDVRKIAAKYGCLVADQWSLTEIQDMRMWSIDRLHMSPLGHQAVARLVLRTLGVPNDLPVLTPAPVPPRSWREARVQDLQWAREYAWPWVVRRLKHVSSGDGLPPKRPDLAPLAPLTAPESVDDPS
- a CDS encoding TrmH family RNA methyltransferase, with product MDVRAIDDLDDPALADYSRLTDVALRRVTEPAGGLYLAESTKVIARAIEAGHRPRSVLVQEQWLDDVAPLLEGFPDVPVFVGEAPLLERLTGYHLHRGALASMHRPVLPSVPEVLADARRVVVLDGLVDHTNVGAIFRSAAGLGADAVLVTPSCADPLYRRSVRVSMGTVLQVPWTRLPEWKDGAADLLRESGFHIAALALADDAVPLDRFAASAPERVALVMGAEGDGLGRRALASADTIVTIPMLHGVDSLNVASASAVALWALRAKGTA
- a CDS encoding D-alanyl-D-alanine carboxypeptidase family protein, with translation MSSAVDLEPEPELGDSTAAVASTPKPRRGRRAAIATVSTASVVVLALLAYLGAALLHPLPTTAAVIPAEAITPITTAAVAPAWPTQGGAAVGLVGQAGLLGSSGSDASVPIASITKTITALVLLDKYPLKAGDPGPTITFGQGDVDILNQVWAEDGSWATVQAGEQLTLTQAMTVMMLKSANNYARSLAVWSYGSQDAFVDAANAWLAQHGFTHTHMTDPSGLDPGSVSNMTDLVGIGELAIANPALAAVVNTTSATMPAPVGEIQNTDPLIGKDGIEGVKTGFTDQAGHCLLFASKVTINGTPRTMVGVMVGQPTYDALWSGVPALLASYEKAFHQVDLTDAGRMVYATYSTPWGGSTRVVAASRPSVEIYSASSIAITVTADRLAAVAAKAKVGTVTFSYGGKAVVADLTTERAIEAPTTWWKLTHPQVLFGWQDSQLWRDLFDKRSLLGS